A stretch of Chitinophaga caeni DNA encodes these proteins:
- a CDS encoding DUF4954 family protein produces the protein MNRIQKKPLKDLGYHFIDGAYLPNGKNEYYLRDQQRGNQLTYRKLNAQEIETLVRNDNTSDDWNNIFVADEFDPKLVQHCHFYGLVRIGKLEPYYLEYRNLRLPVGLYNSTIASCDFGDNIVIHNVNFLSHYIIGNEVILANINEMATTDYAKFGNGIVKDGEDEKLRIWLELCNENGNRSVMPFDGMLPGDAYLWTRHRDDQQIQQRFKEFTEKKFDKKRGYYGIVGDRSVIKHCNIIKDVAVGSDAYIKGANKLKNLTVNSSAQAPSQIGEGCELVNGIIGYGCRIFYGVKAVRFILASHSQLKYGARLINSFLGNNATISCCEVLNSLIFPAHEQHHNNSFLCAALIMGQSNMAAGATIGSNHNSRGADGEVIAGRGFWPGLSVSLKHNSIFPTFTLIAKGTYSHEMNIPFPFSLVINDEHENSLKIMAGYWFTYNMYALARNSWKYVDRDKRNDKMPVIEYDYLAPDSVEELMESLPIMASAVGKSYLLQQQLPLEGDFRKTGHDLLMNQPEIVAGLEVLLDNIENSHRKVKLLKAHKIYRFYHDLIVLYGVKNLVAHSEELGLSNWQSMLDFFADAHREAWVNVGGLLMPRSRMNKLTDNIKSGTIDSWDSVHEAYKLIGSDYKKEKLKHAWASMLEVAGYNLPDIDMKVLRQLFNRAIATQEIIAHRIYHSREKDYKNPFRLMSYDNVAEMEAVIGKLDDNTFINETITALETFKHESTQLLSRINF, from the coding sequence ATGAACCGTATACAGAAAAAACCGTTAAAAGACCTGGGCTATCATTTTATTGATGGTGCATACCTTCCAAACGGTAAAAACGAATACTACCTGCGCGATCAGCAAAGAGGGAATCAATTAACCTACCGGAAATTAAACGCGCAAGAGATAGAAACACTCGTGCGCAATGATAATACTTCCGATGATTGGAACAACATCTTCGTAGCGGATGAATTTGACCCGAAGCTGGTACAACACTGCCATTTTTACGGCTTGGTGCGCATTGGTAAATTAGAACCTTATTACTTAGAATACAGGAACCTGCGCCTACCCGTAGGATTATATAATAGTACAATTGCATCTTGTGATTTCGGTGACAACATCGTGATCCATAATGTTAATTTCCTCTCCCATTATATCATCGGGAATGAAGTCATCCTCGCTAATATTAATGAGATGGCCACCACCGACTATGCCAAGTTCGGGAACGGCATCGTTAAAGACGGGGAAGATGAAAAGCTCAGGATATGGTTGGAGTTATGCAACGAAAATGGCAACCGCTCCGTAATGCCTTTCGATGGCATGCTACCCGGTGACGCTTACTTATGGACCCGGCACCGAGATGACCAACAGATCCAACAAAGATTCAAAGAATTTACCGAGAAAAAATTTGATAAAAAAAGAGGGTACTATGGTATTGTAGGAGATCGTAGCGTCATCAAACATTGCAATATCATTAAAGATGTAGCGGTTGGTTCTGATGCTTATATCAAAGGCGCTAACAAGTTGAAAAACTTGACGGTTAACAGCAGCGCCCAAGCGCCTTCCCAAATCGGGGAAGGCTGTGAGTTGGTAAACGGGATTATCGGTTATGGATGCCGCATTTTCTACGGCGTGAAAGCGGTGCGTTTTATCTTGGCATCGCATTCACAACTAAAATACGGCGCCCGGCTCATCAACTCTTTCCTTGGAAATAATGCGACTATTTCCTGCTGCGAAGTATTGAACTCCTTAATCTTTCCTGCGCATGAACAACACCATAATAACTCGTTCCTATGCGCAGCTTTGATTATGGGTCAAAGTAATATGGCAGCGGGAGCCACGATAGGATCAAATCATAACTCCCGTGGAGCCGATGGTGAAGTAATTGCGGGCAGGGGTTTCTGGCCGGGTTTGTCGGTAAGCCTCAAACACAATTCCATCTTTCCAACCTTTACCTTGATCGCGAAAGGCACTTATAGCCATGAAATGAATATCCCCTTCCCTTTCAGCTTGGTCATTAACGATGAACATGAAAATTCGTTGAAGATCATGGCGGGGTATTGGTTTACCTATAATATGTACGCTCTCGCCAGGAATAGCTGGAAATACGTGGACAGGGATAAACGGAACGATAAAATGCCTGTCATAGAATATGATTACCTGGCGCCTGATAGCGTTGAAGAATTAATGGAATCACTCCCCATCATGGCATCGGCAGTTGGTAAGTCGTATTTGTTGCAACAGCAACTTCCACTGGAAGGCGACTTCAGGAAAACCGGGCACGATTTGCTGATGAATCAACCTGAAATAGTAGCTGGTTTGGAAGTTTTACTCGACAATATCGAAAACAGCCACAGGAAAGTAAAGCTTCTAAAAGCGCATAAGATATATCGTTTTTATCATGATCTAATCGTGTTGTACGGTGTTAAAAACCTCGTAGCTCATTCCGAGGAACTGGGTTTAAGTAATTGGCAAAGCATGTTGGATTTTTTTGCAGATGCCCATCGCGAAGCCTGGGTCAATGTTGGAGGACTGCTAATGCCACGCTCGCGGATGAACAAGCTAACAGATAATATCAAATCTGGTACGATAGATAGTTGGGATAGCGTACATGAAGCGTACAAGCTAATCGGGTCTGATTATAAAAAGGAGAAATTGAAACATGCCTGGGCCAGTATGCTCGAAGTGGCAGGTTACAACCTACCCGACATCGATATGAAAGTATTGCGACAATTATTCAACCGGGCAATTGCTACCCAAGAAATTATTGCCCATAGAATCTATCACTCCCGCGAAAAAGATTACAAAAATCCATTCCGTTTAATGAGTTATGACAATGTAGCAGAGATGGAAGCCGTAATCGGCAAGCTGGATGACAATACCTTTATCAACGAAACGATCACCGCATTAGAAACATTCAAACACGAATCCACCCAACTACTTTCAAGGATTAACTTTTGA
- a CDS encoding DNA-3-methyladenine glycosylase I: MEKKRCAWCLKDKLYMDYHDHEWGTPLHDDTRLFEMLNLEGAQAGLSWYTVLTKRENYREAFDNWDAKKIAKYGDKKVAELLANPGIIRNKLKVAATISNAAAFLAVQKEFGSFDHYIWSFVEHQPIVNQFKSLSQVPAKTGISDMMSKDLKKRGFKFVGSTICYAFMQAVGMTNDHMMDCWKR, from the coding sequence ATGGAAAAGAAAAGATGCGCCTGGTGTTTAAAGGACAAATTATATATGGATTACCATGACCATGAATGGGGTACTCCACTGCATGATGACACCAGGTTGTTCGAGATGCTCAACCTCGAAGGGGCACAAGCAGGACTAAGTTGGTACACAGTCCTTACCAAGCGTGAAAACTACCGTGAAGCTTTTGACAATTGGGATGCTAAAAAAATTGCCAAATATGGTGATAAAAAAGTTGCTGAGCTTTTAGCGAATCCCGGTATCATCAGGAACAAGTTAAAGGTGGCCGCTACTATTTCTAATGCCGCGGCCTTCCTTGCCGTGCAAAAGGAATTTGGTAGCTTCGATCATTATATATGGTCGTTCGTAGAGCATCAACCGATCGTTAACCAGTTCAAATCGTTATCACAAGTACCTGCAAAAACCGGCATCTCGGATATGATGAGCAAGGATCTGAAAAAGAGAGGGTTTAAGTTTGTCGGCTCAACGATCTGCTATGCATTCATGCAAGCCGTTGGCATGACGAATGATCATATGATGGATTGTTGGAAAAGATAA
- a CDS encoding response regulator transcription factor gives MDKIKVALVDDHKLLRSGLANLIDTFDEYDVVFQADNGISMQQELKKAEEPDILLLDIDMPEMNGYETALWLKENAPNVKILALSMHDNEEAITRMLQRGARGYILKDTDPQELTKALQEVSENGYYFNDLVSGRFLHRATNSTISEEPKLTEREIQFLKLAASEMTYKDIAAEMGLSSRTIDGYRDALFIKLDIKSRVGLVLYAIKYGIVKV, from the coding sequence ATGGATAAAATTAAGGTAGCCTTGGTAGACGACCATAAACTATTACGCTCCGGATTGGCTAATCTTATCGATACATTCGATGAGTATGATGTAGTTTTCCAAGCGGATAATGGTATTAGTATGCAGCAGGAGTTGAAAAAAGCCGAGGAGCCTGACATTCTTTTGCTTGACATCGATATGCCGGAAATGAATGGTTATGAAACAGCGCTTTGGCTCAAAGAGAATGCGCCTAATGTGAAAATTTTGGCGTTAAGTATGCACGACAATGAAGAAGCGATTACCCGGATGCTGCAACGCGGCGCTCGCGGTTATATATTGAAAGATACAGATCCGCAAGAACTAACAAAGGCACTCCAAGAAGTATCTGAAAACGGGTATTATTTTAATGATCTCGTTTCCGGTAGATTTTTGCATCGTGCCACCAATTCAACCATTAGTGAAGAACCCAAGTTAACAGAGAGGGAAATTCAATTCTTGAAATTAGCCGCTTCAGAAATGACATATAAAGATATTGCTGCTGAAATGGGATTGAGCTCGCGCACTATAGATGGTTACCGGGATGCCTTATTCATCAAGCTGGATATTAAAAGCCGCGTAGGTCTCGTGCTATACGCCATTAAATACGGAATCGTAAAAGTTTAA
- a CDS encoding septal ring lytic transglycosylase RlpA family protein, with the protein MKKGIVINFFAKCSVLIFMFVALAGIRSQAQEAPQVGTASYYANKFNGRKTANGEIFNNNDFTAAHNKLPLGTYVKVTNLRNHKWVIVRITDRLHYANKRVVDLTQAAAKRLGFYYRGLTKVKVEVVNREYASSIITAQELSYN; encoded by the coding sequence ATGAAAAAGGGTATAGTAATAAATTTTTTTGCTAAGTGTAGTGTGTTGATTTTTATGTTCGTGGCTTTGGCCGGCATACGTTCGCAAGCCCAGGAGGCACCGCAGGTTGGGACAGCCAGCTATTATGCCAATAAATTCAACGGGCGTAAAACTGCAAACGGCGAAATATTTAATAATAATGATTTTACCGCGGCGCATAATAAATTGCCATTAGGTACGTATGTTAAAGTGACGAACCTAAGGAATCATAAATGGGTGATCGTAAGGATCACGGATCGTTTACATTATGCCAATAAGAGGGTGGTGGATTTAACGCAGGCGGCAGCGAAGCGATTGGGTTTTTATTACCGTGGTTTAACGAAAGTAAAGGTTGAAGTAGTGAACCGTGAGTATGCGAGTAGCATCATCACGGCTCAAGAGTTATCTTACAACTGA
- a CDS encoding cytochrome-c peroxidase — translation MNRKLYILYFLAFCWLLYTCSPGKTDEVTPAPEPYTLDLPSYFPKPVYNFENNPLTMEGIALGRRLFYDPRLSKDSTVSCGFCHQQFAAFSHFDHPLSHGVENRTGTRTVPTMFNVIWQQNFMWDGGVNHLDIQPLTPFTDPNEMGETLENIINKVQGNATYRKMFKAAYGTDQVTTERLFKALSQFMATVNSFTTKYDSVINHIGNVSFTYEEETGYEVFKAKCASCHKEPLFTDFSYRNNGIPYNTFLDDVGRMRITNNTGDYMKFKVPTLRNIMKSPPYMHDGRFYDIFQVFNHYNSGIEQSATVDPLVKNGLNLSGIDQRNLYFFLRTLTDEDLVNNQDLKELIIND, via the coding sequence ATGAACAGGAAGCTTTACATATTATATTTTCTTGCTTTTTGCTGGTTGTTATATACCTGCTCACCGGGTAAGACCGATGAAGTAACACCTGCGCCGGAACCATATACCCTGGATCTACCTAGTTATTTTCCAAAACCGGTTTATAATTTCGAGAATAACCCATTGACGATGGAAGGTATAGCCCTTGGAAGGCGGTTGTTTTATGATCCCCGTTTGTCGAAGGATAGCACTGTTTCCTGCGGCTTTTGTCACCAACAGTTCGCAGCATTCTCACATTTTGACCACCCGCTGAGCCACGGGGTTGAAAATAGAACCGGAACCCGCACCGTTCCAACGATGTTCAACGTGATTTGGCAGCAAAACTTCATGTGGGATGGCGGAGTTAACCACCTGGATATCCAGCCGCTTACACCCTTTACCGATCCTAATGAAATGGGAGAGACCCTCGAAAATATTATCAACAAGGTACAAGGAAATGCCACTTACAGGAAAATGTTTAAAGCGGCTTACGGTACAGACCAGGTAACTACAGAAAGGTTATTTAAAGCATTATCCCAGTTCATGGCCACGGTAAATAGTTTTACTACCAAGTACGACAGCGTTATAAACCATATTGGAAATGTATCTTTTACCTATGAGGAAGAAACGGGCTACGAGGTGTTTAAAGCAAAATGTGCTTCCTGTCATAAAGAACCGCTTTTTACCGATTTTTCTTACCGTAATAACGGTATTCCTTACAATACTTTCTTAGATGATGTGGGAAGAATGAGAATCACCAATAACACCGGCGATTATATGAAATTCAAAGTGCCGACCTTGAGAAACATCATGAAAAGTCCACCTTATATGCATGACGGTAGGTTTTATGATATATTTCAAGTGTTTAACCATTACAATTCCGGTATTGAGCAGTCTGCCACCGTGGATCCATTGGTCAAAAACGGGTTAAACTTATCCGGTATAGACCAAAGAAACCTTTATTTTTTCTTGAGAACATTAACAGATGAAGACCTGGTTAATAATCAAGACTTAAAGGAGTTGATTATCAATGATTAA
- a CDS encoding MbnP family protein: protein MKKCLQSYATLFILLLSVACNNDSDTKPGAATGTIQLSMFHVFNGTALRLNDTQYQNNSGEGLSITTFKYYLSNFKLKYSDGSEERLPGDYFLVDESVSASKQLILSDVKAGKITSIAFLVGVDSARNNSGVQSGALDPVHGMFWSWNSGYIMAKLEGQSDAANTPDHTFALHIGGFQGTYSVLHEIVLPVNTVQLNAQQEVKITLSADVAKWFDGTRPISLQVTSTVHVPGETAYGVYQNYSKMFSILSVSE, encoded by the coding sequence ATGAAAAAGTGCTTGCAGTCATATGCCACCCTGTTTATCCTGCTACTTTCCGTAGCCTGTAATAATGATAGCGACACAAAACCCGGTGCTGCAACCGGAACAATTCAATTGTCAATGTTCCATGTTTTTAACGGAACTGCGCTTCGACTAAATGATACTCAATATCAAAACAATTCTGGTGAGGGGCTTAGCATCACTACCTTCAAATATTACCTCAGTAATTTTAAACTGAAATATTCTGATGGTAGCGAGGAAAGGTTACCCGGCGATTATTTCCTGGTTGATGAATCTGTTTCGGCATCTAAACAGTTGATATTGAGTGATGTAAAGGCTGGAAAGATTACCTCCATAGCTTTTTTAGTCGGGGTCGATAGCGCGAGAAATAACAGCGGTGTTCAATCGGGTGCGCTAGATCCCGTTCATGGAATGTTTTGGAGCTGGAACAGCGGGTATATCATGGCGAAATTAGAAGGGCAGTCGGATGCGGCTAATACGCCGGATCATACATTTGCTTTACACATCGGCGGGTTTCAAGGCACTTACAGCGTTTTACATGAAATTGTGTTACCGGTAAACACGGTACAGTTGAACGCGCAACAGGAAGTTAAGATAACATTGAGCGCTGATGTTGCAAAATGGTTCGACGGTACACGTCCAATCTCTTTGCAAGTAACTTCAACTGTGCATGTTCCCGGGGAAACTGCCTACGGCGTATATCAGAATTATAGTAAAATGTTTTCCATACTAAGCGTTTCCGAGTAA